One genomic segment of Borrelia miyamotoi includes these proteins:
- a CDS encoding ABC transporter ATP-binding protein, translated as MTNILCIKEVHKTYTKNNTKIKVIENLNLNVKNGDFISIQGKSGCGKSTLFNIISGIDKMDSGDIISCGISLKDASEKTLSLYKNKKIGLVFQNHNLIDEFSVLENIILPKIIEGQDDLKTINRKALSLMKILEIDKRADHYPSELSGGESQRAAIARALINEPNIILCDEPTGNLDVKTAKTVESLLIDTAKKFGKTLILVSHNQEFSNKADIKYELKEKRLNKI; from the coding sequence ATGACAAATATACTATGTATAAAAGAAGTTCACAAAACATATACTAAAAATAACACAAAAATAAAAGTAATAGAAAATCTGAATTTAAATGTAAAAAATGGAGATTTTATTTCAATCCAAGGCAAAAGCGGATGTGGAAAATCAACACTTTTTAACATAATATCAGGAATTGATAAAATGGATTCAGGTGATATAATCTCATGCGGAATATCTTTAAAGGATGCAAGCGAGAAAACATTAAGTTTATATAAAAACAAAAAAATAGGACTTGTCTTTCAAAATCACAATTTAATTGACGAATTTAGTGTACTTGAAAACATTATCCTACCTAAAATAATTGAAGGTCAAGATGACTTAAAAACAATAAATAGAAAAGCTTTAAGCTTAATGAAAATATTAGAAATAGACAAAAGAGCAGATCACTACCCTTCAGAACTCTCAGGGGGAGAATCACAAAGAGCAGCCATTGCAAGAGCTTTAATAAATGAACCAAATATAATCTTATGCGACGAACCTACTGGTAATCTAGATGTTAAGACTGCAAAAACAGTAGAATCTCTATTAATAGACACAGCCAAAAAATTTGGCAAAACATTAATTTTAGTTAGTCATAATCAAGAATTTTCCAACAAAGCAGATATAAAATATGAACTTAAAGAAAAGAGACTAAATAAAATATGA
- a CDS encoding aminopeptidase P family protein, with the protein MQIGTKISYLRNLMMESGVYAYLVTSYDPHMSEYSHARFNVREFITGFTGSTGTVIVTETEAVLFTDGRYFLQASRELEGTEFKLMKLGVKGYPDIFGYINANLKGLRLGIYAEDISVNFYNDLVKNCRNTDIEILHEDLISKIWKDRPSLKGRKIFELSRIEKNDKRIDKINKVHEILKEKRVDFCIISSLDEIAWLLNLRGLDIESSALFYAFLFIARSERHKNILFVSVDKLDSNLKARLEIESFEIEDYSNFYSFLAEIKHEGKFFISVDSNVKILESIGASNTILGRSIVNELKAIKSDYEISSMKEAHVIDAVSLIKFLYRFKSLSRDALSELDEVDVANMLLDFRLAREEFFSSSFGSIVGFKENAALPHYSPKKGGAKRFDDNGLLLIDSGGSYFELGTTDITRTILIGEASYEEKEDYTLVLKSFIALVSLKFPFGTSGASLDGIARFPLLKQGLNFAHGTGHGVGFFLNVHELPVSISPFSTYSFKGSEIVSIEPGIYRNSKYGIRIENLVCVKQSYSNEFGTFLEFENLTLVPFEKELIVAEMLSKDELQYVNSYHEFVYFSLKEYLSGDELKFLETLTSKI; encoded by the coding sequence ATGCAGATCGGTACAAAAATATCATATTTGAGAAATTTGATGATGGAAAGCGGGGTATACGCATATTTGGTAACAAGTTATGATCCACATATGAGTGAATATTCTCATGCTAGATTTAATGTTCGTGAATTTATTACAGGGTTTACAGGAAGTACTGGAACAGTAATTGTTACAGAAACAGAGGCAGTACTTTTCACCGATGGTAGGTATTTTTTACAGGCATCAAGAGAGCTTGAAGGAACTGAATTTAAATTAATGAAGCTTGGGGTTAAGGGTTATCCAGATATTTTTGGTTATATAAATGCAAATCTTAAGGGATTAAGGCTTGGTATTTATGCTGAAGATATTAGTGTAAATTTTTATAATGATTTGGTTAAAAATTGTAGAAATACAGATATTGAGATCTTGCATGAAGATTTGATTTCTAAGATTTGGAAGGATAGGCCTAGTTTAAAAGGTCGAAAAATATTTGAACTAAGTAGGATTGAGAAAAATGATAAAAGAATAGATAAGATTAATAAAGTTCATGAAATATTAAAAGAAAAGAGGGTCGATTTTTGTATCATAAGCTCTTTGGATGAAATAGCTTGGCTTTTAAATTTAAGGGGTTTGGATATTGAGTCATCGGCTTTGTTTTATGCTTTTTTGTTTATTGCTAGAAGTGAAAGGCATAAAAATATTCTCTTTGTTAGTGTTGATAAACTTGATTCTAATTTAAAAGCAAGGCTTGAAATTGAAAGTTTTGAGATCGAAGATTATAGTAATTTTTATTCGTTTTTAGCAGAGATTAAGCATGAAGGGAAATTTTTTATATCAGTTGATAGTAATGTTAAGATATTGGAATCTATTGGAGCGTCAAATACAATACTTGGTAGAAGTATTGTTAATGAATTGAAGGCGATAAAGTCTGATTATGAGATTAGTAGTATGAAAGAAGCTCATGTTATTGATGCTGTGAGTTTGATCAAATTTTTATATAGATTTAAGAGTCTTAGTAGGGATGCGTTGTCTGAGTTAGATGAAGTTGATGTTGCTAATATGCTTTTGGATTTTAGATTGGCAAGAGAAGAGTTTTTTAGTTCCAGTTTTGGTTCGATAGTTGGGTTTAAAGAAAATGCAGCATTGCCTCATTATAGTCCTAAAAAAGGAGGAGCTAAAAGATTTGATGATAATGGATTGCTTTTAATAGATTCTGGAGGTTCTTATTTTGAGCTTGGTACAACAGATATCACAAGAACTATTTTAATTGGAGAGGCATCTTATGAAGAGAAGGAAGATTATACTTTGGTTCTTAAGTCTTTTATTGCTCTTGTATCTTTGAAATTTCCATTTGGGACTTCAGGTGCTTCTCTTGATGGTATTGCCCGATTTCCTTTGCTAAAGCAAGGATTGAATTTTGCCCATGGGACGGGCCATGGTGTGGGATTTTTTCTTAATGTGCATGAACTTCCTGTTTCTATTAGTCCTTTTTCTACTTATTCTTTTAAGGGTTCTGAAATTGTTTCAATTGAGCCTGGAATTTATCGAAATTCTAAATATGGAATTAGAATTGAGAATTTAGTTTGTGTAAAGCAAAGTTATTCAAATGAATTTGGAACTTTTTTAGAGTTTGAAAATTTAACTCTTGTGCCTTTTGAAAAAGAGTTAATAGTTGCTGAAATGCTTTCAAAAGATGAATTGCAATATGTTAATAGTTATCATGAATTTGTTTATTTTAGTTTGAAAGAATATCTTAGTGGTGATGAGTTGAAGTTTTTAGAGACATTAACTAGTAAAATATGA
- a CDS encoding ABC transporter permease, whose product MRLNNFLLKRLILDEQNSLSLTVVIILSIVLGQIIIIVTISIMNGFQNDFFISISTLESGNLKIESKLNDQELNALKEIKEIIQINKIYETQGIGIENYYYPSILNIIAFDTKDIIEDKNFILLTGLTESSLQLNNDEIIIGDVLSHNLGLFEGDTIGLILSDEIKNLQTLKNNIKNLKIKAIFKSKYAKINESTVFMNINYFYRKKIIKDTDINYQIKTQNLYPSKRLTNKIKNINPNIQFKSWNEYNKEFYKTLKIERNTMLIILTSIFLVIAVNTYYLQKRIIINKNKSIAIILFLGLKSKKIRQIFLMHSVIICILGGMIGLIAGIIISLNINEILNVFDILINSLINSINYLLKLKLENIEIKIVKNIITPKIFPSDLILTLFFICLFTICSSLKVTKKIKYTDKINGAT is encoded by the coding sequence ATGAGACTAAATAATTTCTTACTAAAAAGATTAATACTAGATGAACAAAATAGCTTATCACTTACAGTTGTAATAATCTTAAGCATAGTACTTGGACAAATCATCATTATTGTCACAATATCTATAATGAATGGTTTTCAAAATGATTTTTTTATAAGCATATCTACACTAGAGAGTGGAAATTTAAAAATTGAAAGCAAATTAAACGATCAAGAGCTTAATGCTCTTAAAGAGATAAAAGAAATAATTCAAATAAACAAAATCTATGAAACACAAGGAATTGGAATTGAAAACTATTACTATCCAAGCATCTTGAATATTATTGCATTTGACACAAAAGATATCATAGAAGACAAAAATTTTATTCTCCTAACAGGTCTTACAGAATCATCACTCCAACTTAATAATGATGAAATTATAATAGGAGATGTATTGTCACATAATTTAGGACTATTTGAAGGAGATACAATAGGATTAATATTAAGTGATGAAATAAAAAATTTACAAACATTAAAAAACAATATAAAAAACTTAAAAATAAAAGCCATATTTAAGAGCAAGTATGCCAAAATAAATGAATCCACAGTATTTATGAATATCAATTATTTTTACAGAAAAAAAATTATAAAAGATACAGATATTAACTATCAAATAAAAACACAAAACTTATATCCTAGTAAAAGACTAACCAATAAAATAAAAAATATTAATCCAAACATTCAATTCAAATCCTGGAACGAATATAATAAAGAATTTTATAAAACACTAAAAATAGAGAGAAACACAATGTTAATCATCTTAACAAGCATATTTCTAGTCATTGCTGTTAACACATACTACTTACAAAAAAGAATAATAATCAACAAAAATAAATCAATTGCAATCATCCTATTCTTAGGTCTCAAATCAAAAAAAATCAGGCAAATTTTCTTAATGCACTCAGTAATAATTTGTATACTCGGAGGAATGATTGGATTAATTGCAGGTATTATAATATCTTTAAATATTAATGAAATTCTAAATGTATTTGACATACTAATAAACAGCTTGATCAATTCTATAAATTATCTATTAAAATTAAAACTAGAAAATATCGAAATAAAAATAGTAAAAAATATAATTACACCTAAAATATTCCCAAGTGATTTAATATTAACACTATTTTTTATTTGTTTATTTACAATATGCTCAAGCCTAAAGGTAACAAAAAAGATCAAATATACTGACAAAATAAATGGAGCAACATAA
- the prfB gene encoding peptide chain release factor 2 (programmed frameshift), whose protein sequence is MKEKINELLEQIKNVWRKLFDSYGSKAQLKEYEIQINNENFWNDNKKAQEILKKQNILKSKVEPWEDLIYKFQDLKDLCEIAESEEDIMLLEKEINKLREQYKRLLTISYFKEDMDINNAFLTIHSGAGGTEACDWVSMLYRVYLRYAERRGYKTELIDLLEAEGGIKSVTIEIKGEYAYGFLKSEIGIHRLVRISPFDAAKKRHTSFASVFIDPVIDDKIEIIIKPEDIRIDTYRASGAGGQHVNKTSSAVRITHLQTGIVTQSQTDRSQHRNKELAMKVLKSKLYEYYKILEQQKSKSKQEEKKDISWGNQIRSYIFQPYTLVKDHRTKFENPNIISVMDGNIDNFIEEYLKWKNLS, encoded by the exons ATGAAAGAAAAAATAAACGAACTTTTGGAACAAATCAAAAATGTCTGGAGGAAACT CTTTGACAGCTACGGGAGCAAAGCACAGCTTAAAGAATATGAAATACAAATAAACAATGAAAATTTTTGGAATGACAATAAGAAAGCACAAGAAATTCTTAAAAAACAAAATATTTTAAAATCTAAAGTTGAACCTTGGGAAGATTTAATATATAAATTCCAAGACCTAAAAGACCTCTGCGAAATTGCAGAAAGCGAAGAAGACATAATGCTATTAGAAAAAGAGATTAACAAACTAAGGGAGCAATATAAACGTCTCCTAACAATATCCTATTTCAAAGAAGATATGGATATAAATAATGCGTTCTTAACAATACACTCAGGAGCAGGAGGTACAGAAGCCTGTGATTGGGTTAGCATGTTATATCGAGTATACTTAAGATATGCTGAGAGACGTGGATACAAAACGGAGCTTATAGACTTACTTGAAGCTGAAGGAGGCATAAAATCTGTTACAATTGAAATAAAAGGAGAATATGCTTACGGGTTTTTAAAAAGTGAAATAGGAATACATCGTCTTGTAAGAATATCTCCTTTTGATGCTGCAAAAAAAAGACACACCTCTTTTGCCTCTGTTTTTATTGACCCTGTAATTGATGACAAAATTGAAATAATAATTAAGCCGGAAGATATTAGGATCGACACATATAGAGCTTCAGGAGCAGGGGGACAACATGTAAATAAAACATCATCAGCAGTAAGAATTACCCATCTTCAAACAGGAATAGTAACTCAATCTCAAACCGACAGAAGTCAACATAGAAATAAAGAGCTAGCAATGAAAGTATTAAAATCAAAACTTTATGAATATTATAAAATACTAGAACAACAAAAAAGTAAATCTAAACAAGAGGAAAAAAAAGATATATCTTGGGGTAATCAAATAAGGTCTTACATCTTCCAACCTTATACGCTAGTCAAAGATCACAGAACAAAATTTGAAAATCCAAATATTATCTCTGTTATGGATGGAAACATTGATAACTTTATAGAAGAATATCTAAAATGGAAAAATCTAAGCTAA
- a CDS encoding RnfABCDGE type electron transport complex subunit D, with protein sequence MPRTETLNLKNRYKININEIQMPECVLIPLETENSKSTIYVIENQRIEEGQILSKNKNAELYTYAPISGTIEKIYTANFPNGNQVKSALIRFHGKIKNEKELPIEEESREKTLEKLIRLGIPWFNEDSLFQYVSKCKKIDKMLLLANSKDSFTNISEILIKEKLDNIIYGLETIDKIFKFKEILIVLNNYSLKKELENLNTFKDKRLKIKLIPNTPYPYSNHEVIMHFLYNEESTKNNINPNKNILLANVEDLYNVYSTIKTNSPYKEKFITINDNQKIQSKIIKAKIGTSIYQIINRDIHTNKYDVFLNNPLNKIKINNLNVPITRDIYSITILRKESMFSKIKLFKIPSFSPLYMEEIILSRIKNKNNLEKKRLQCLKYNETEIEEEINKVKKEIKEKILNLGLNNELTYTENNLNDIYLTIILALIPNLIFSFINNIKFLIDTLILIIISLCSYIPITLKSKHRYLSFFIYTALIINIILPLNFSITLKIMALLFTFLVFFYFSKLSKFLVNPILISFMFLLLNFPLSFKQTYAKELSNQEDMIPTWDKVINQNPNIQSLESLKKFKRHENKNIDMIEKFVNNKILSHLNITLPRLHIENLLGLQNEKYLSPILIYIGFSLILEKFIINKLIPLSFYISLLIISYILKNLGLYSYISFDILTLVISPIPMILIFTMGTEPQIAPPFKFEQMLYGIILSIAYFITLIYIPLETVSAIIAIFILQISSTLMKRYSITFQVKKILHHLSINKAKIIEHKIKNGKEIIKL encoded by the coding sequence ATGCCTAGAACAGAAACACTAAACTTAAAGAATAGATATAAAATAAACATAAATGAGATTCAAATGCCTGAATGCGTTCTAATTCCATTAGAAACAGAAAATTCAAAGTCCACAATATATGTTATTGAAAATCAAAGAATTGAAGAAGGACAAATATTGTCAAAAAATAAAAATGCAGAATTATACACATATGCCCCAATATCTGGAACAATAGAAAAAATATATACCGCAAACTTTCCAAACGGAAATCAAGTAAAATCAGCACTAATAAGATTTCATGGAAAAATCAAAAATGAAAAGGAACTGCCAATTGAAGAAGAATCAAGAGAAAAAACACTAGAAAAGTTAATTCGATTAGGAATCCCCTGGTTTAATGAAGACTCATTATTCCAATATGTAAGCAAATGCAAAAAAATAGATAAGATGCTTTTATTAGCAAATAGTAAAGACTCATTTACTAATATCTCAGAAATATTAATAAAAGAAAAATTAGATAATATCATCTATGGACTTGAAACAATTGATAAGATATTTAAATTTAAAGAAATTTTAATAGTGCTCAACAATTATAGCTTAAAAAAAGAGCTTGAGAATTTAAATACCTTCAAAGACAAACGATTAAAAATCAAATTAATTCCCAATACTCCATATCCATATTCCAATCATGAAGTGATAATGCACTTCTTATATAATGAAGAGAGCACAAAAAATAATATAAACCCAAATAAAAATATACTTTTAGCCAATGTTGAAGATCTTTACAATGTGTACAGTACGATCAAAACAAATTCGCCATATAAAGAAAAATTTATAACCATAAACGACAATCAAAAAATACAAAGTAAAATAATTAAAGCCAAAATTGGAACATCTATCTATCAAATAATAAATAGAGATATTCATACAAACAAATATGACGTATTCCTAAACAATCCACTAAATAAGATAAAAATAAACAATCTAAATGTACCTATAACAAGAGATATATATAGCATCACAATATTAAGAAAAGAATCAATGTTTAGTAAGATAAAACTCTTTAAAATACCTAGTTTTTCACCACTTTATATGGAAGAGATCATTTTATCAAGAATTAAAAACAAAAATAATCTTGAAAAAAAACGATTACAATGTCTAAAATATAATGAAACTGAAATCGAAGAAGAAATAAACAAAGTTAAAAAAGAAATAAAGGAAAAAATATTAAATCTGGGCTTAAATAATGAATTAACATACACTGAAAATAATTTAAACGATATCTATTTAACTATTATATTAGCCTTAATTCCTAACTTAATATTCTCTTTTATAAATAATATAAAATTTTTAATTGATACCTTAATATTAATAATCATAAGCTTATGCTCATACATTCCAATAACACTAAAGTCCAAACATAGATATCTGTCCTTCTTTATATATACGGCTTTAATTATTAATATAATATTACCTTTAAATTTTTCTATCACATTAAAAATAATGGCATTACTTTTTACATTTTTAGTATTTTTTTATTTCTCAAAGCTTTCCAAATTCCTTGTAAATCCCATATTAATTTCTTTTATGTTTTTATTACTAAATTTCCCATTAAGCTTCAAACAAACATATGCTAAAGAACTTTCAAACCAAGAAGATATGATTCCTACATGGGATAAAGTAATTAATCAAAATCCAAATATTCAAAGTTTAGAAAGCTTAAAAAAATTTAAAAGACACGAAAACAAAAATATTGACATGATTGAAAAATTTGTGAATAATAAAATATTATCTCACCTAAACATCACCTTACCAAGATTGCACATTGAAAACTTGCTCGGGCTACAAAACGAAAAATATTTGTCACCTATTCTAATTTATATTGGTTTTTCACTTATTCTTGAAAAATTTATTATAAATAAATTAATACCACTATCTTTTTATATAAGTTTATTGATAATTTCTTACATACTAAAAAATCTTGGTCTTTACAGTTATATAAGCTTTGATATATTAACCCTAGTAATATCACCAATTCCAATGATCTTAATATTTACAATGGGCACAGAGCCACAAATAGCACCACCTTTTAAATTTGAACAAATGCTTTATGGAATTATATTGTCTATAGCATATTTTATAACATTAATCTACATTCCACTTGAAACAGTGTCAGCTATAATAGCCATTTTCATATTACAAATCAGTTCAACATTAATGAAAAGATATAGTATCACATTTCAAGTTAAAAAAATATTGCATCATTTAAGTATAAACAAAGCAAAAATAATAGAACATAAAATCAAAAATGGAAAAGAAATTATAAAATTATGA
- the ftsY gene encoding signal recognition particle-docking protein FtsY, with the protein MSIFAKIKNLFTNKEKIQIFENIEDILLESDIKNNIVIEIIEYIKKIKVKDKEKILLKLKDFLKNYINQQSLNLDSKRLNILLIIGVNGVGKTSSIIKLANKLKNEGKNVLIAAADTFRAAAIEQIKIQSDKIGIKVISQNQGSDASAVIFDSISSAKAKRYDILIIDTAGRLQNKENLIKELQKMDNVIKKQIVKTDVNYKKILVIDSISGKNVNNQAEIFNKAIEIDGIIATKFDSSSRAGGIINISKLFKKPIYFFTFGEQVEHIKEFNVDDYLNKLL; encoded by the coding sequence TTGAGTATTTTTGCAAAAATAAAGAATTTATTTACAAATAAGGAAAAAATACAAATATTTGAAAATATAGAAGATATTCTCTTAGAATCAGATATTAAGAATAATATAGTAATCGAGATAATAGAATATATAAAAAAAATTAAGGTCAAAGACAAAGAAAAAATACTCTTAAAACTAAAAGACTTTCTAAAAAACTACATAAATCAACAATCACTAAATTTAGATAGTAAAAGATTAAACATCTTATTAATAATTGGGGTAAATGGAGTTGGCAAAACTTCAAGCATCATCAAGCTTGCAAATAAACTTAAAAATGAAGGTAAAAATGTGTTAATAGCTGCAGCAGATACATTCAGAGCAGCAGCAATTGAACAAATTAAAATACAAAGTGATAAAATCGGAATTAAAGTCATATCTCAAAATCAAGGAAGCGACGCATCAGCAGTAATATTTGATAGCATTTCAAGTGCAAAAGCCAAAAGATATGACATATTAATAATTGACACAGCAGGAAGACTTCAAAACAAAGAAAACTTAATCAAAGAACTCCAAAAAATGGACAATGTAATTAAAAAACAAATAGTAAAAACAGATGTTAACTATAAAAAAATACTAGTAATAGACTCCATTTCTGGAAAAAACGTAAACAATCAAGCAGAAATATTCAACAAAGCAATAGAAATTGATGGAATAATAGCCACAAAATTTGACTCATCTTCTAGAGCAGGTGGAATAATAAATATATCAAAATTATTCAAAAAACCAATATATTTTTTTACATTTGGAGAACAAGTAGAACATATCAAAGAATTTAACGTTGATGATTACTTGAATAAACTGCTATGA
- a CDS encoding divergent PAP2 family protein has translation MIKELFTNDLFLSCLVSGIVAQIIKYAIQVMKTRKLKLSPKHLLKSIFLETGGMPSSHSSTVTALTTSILITEGINTNFVIALAVALITIRDSFGVRYMAGVQAEYLNDLSEKLKLKIKIEPLKIKVVKGHKKKEVFTGMIIGIISAWGICSRII, from the coding sequence ATGATAAAAGAGTTATTTACAAACGATCTTTTCTTGTCTTGTCTAGTTTCAGGCATTGTTGCACAAATAATTAAATATGCTATTCAAGTAATGAAAACAAGAAAACTTAAACTAAGTCCAAAACATCTGTTAAAAAGCATCTTTCTAGAAACAGGCGGAATGCCCAGTAGTCATTCTTCAACAGTAACAGCTCTTACAACATCAATATTAATAACAGAAGGAATAAACACTAACTTTGTTATTGCTCTTGCTGTCGCATTAATAACAATAAGAGATTCTTTTGGTGTTAGATACATGGCAGGAGTTCAAGCAGAATATCTAAATGATCTGTCAGAAAAATTAAAATTGAAAATTAAAATTGAACCTTTAAAAATCAAAGTAGTTAAAGGACACAAAAAAAAGGAAGTATTTACAGGAATGATTATTGGAATAATTTCTGCATGGGGAATATGCAGTCGAATTATATAA
- a CDS encoding aminopeptidase — protein sequence MEKDLIKYAELIILKGINLQKNQCVLITGAIENYEFLRILAKKAYEHGAKYVELNIEDIDILKTRLESSQEDFLEFIPNFKHKFFEEMVNEKWAKIRIDNTENLDLLKNNDSKKISKYFKALNLASKKVSSAVMNNELSWCIICAPGPKWAAKVLNKPESQKTLEEFFEIQKKIMLLNSENPIKAWEDHEKKLHQRCKSLNKLKLKKLIFKNQKTNLEIYLLESSIWTGGSEKIKGTDIEFNANMPTQEVFTTPNYKKTNGIMYATRPVILMGNLINGIWIEFREGKVINFGCDNEHSRNILKRHIETDIQAQYIGEVALVDSNSPIYQSGLTFYSILYDENASCHIALGNAYPSCLSNEKQLNTDAKKLEYGCNVSLIHTDFMIGSKDITVIGIDKSGKEHTIIQNEQFVI from the coding sequence ATGGAAAAAGACTTAATAAAATATGCAGAGCTCATCATATTAAAAGGAATTAATTTACAAAAAAATCAATGCGTACTTATTACAGGAGCAATTGAAAATTATGAATTTTTAAGAATTCTGGCAAAAAAAGCTTATGAACATGGAGCAAAATATGTAGAATTGAATATCGAAGACATTGATATTTTAAAAACAAGATTAGAATCATCACAAGAGGATTTCTTAGAATTTATTCCAAATTTCAAGCATAAATTTTTTGAAGAAATGGTAAATGAAAAATGGGCAAAAATACGCATTGATAACACAGAAAATTTAGACTTACTCAAAAATAATGACAGTAAAAAAATATCAAAATACTTTAAAGCACTAAATCTAGCATCAAAAAAAGTTTCAAGTGCAGTAATGAATAATGAATTATCATGGTGTATAATTTGTGCTCCAGGACCAAAATGGGCTGCAAAAGTTTTAAATAAACCTGAGAGTCAAAAAACATTGGAAGAATTTTTTGAAATTCAAAAAAAAATTATGTTACTCAACTCAGAAAATCCAATAAAGGCTTGGGAAGACCATGAAAAAAAGCTTCATCAAAGATGCAAAAGTCTAAATAAACTTAAGTTAAAAAAATTAATCTTTAAAAACCAAAAAACAAATCTGGAAATATACCTTTTAGAAAGTTCTATCTGGACAGGAGGAAGTGAAAAGATAAAAGGAACAGATATTGAATTTAATGCAAATATGCCTACCCAAGAAGTTTTTACAACTCCAAACTATAAAAAAACAAATGGCATCATGTATGCCACTCGCCCAGTAATATTAATGGGAAATTTAATAAACGGAATATGGATAGAATTCAGAGAAGGAAAGGTAATTAACTTTGGATGCGATAATGAACACTCAAGAAATATACTAAAAAGACATATAGAAACTGATATACAGGCACAATATATAGGAGAAGTTGCACTAGTAGACAGCAACTCTCCAATATATCAAAGTGGTCTCACATTTTACAGCATACTATACGATGAAAACGCAAGTTGCCACATTGCATTAGGTAACGCATATCCCTCTTGTCTAAGCAATGAGAAACAACTAAATACCGATGCTAAAAAATTAGAATATGGATGTAATGTATCCTTAATCCATACAGACTTCATGATTGGCAGCAAAGACATAACCGTTATTGGCATTGACAAATCAGGAAAAGAACATACAATAATACAAAATGAACAGTTCGTAATATAA
- a CDS encoding Cof-type HAD-IIB family hydrolase: MKNIKAVISDLDGTLLLSKSQIGAFSELVIKNLTKENKKFIIATGRSKNEIISLIKDLNSHVSFFITLNGARVYNNKWQLISSYDLHPKIVDEILDLRENKYKNIPHFLQKSEDSDERLYADDITKSAINDIFKKHELFKKHKYIANELKDVSITYHEVSNFRKIKNFNNIAKILLLHDEESQLIKYEAIILEKYRKEINVYLSTPNSLEIVSNKVSKGSALKDVLKSINIGLDESIAFGDGFNDVDMLENVKKGLLMGNANYRLKKMLSYLEVIGTNDNEAVAHYINDNILEVPT; this comes from the coding sequence ATGAAAAATATCAAAGCCGTTATTTCTGATCTCGATGGAACACTTTTGCTTTCAAAAAGTCAGATAGGGGCTTTTAGTGAGCTTGTAATAAAAAACCTGACAAAAGAAAACAAAAAATTTATTATCGCAACAGGAAGAAGTAAAAATGAAATAATATCTCTCATAAAAGACTTAAACTCACATGTTTCATTCTTTATAACATTAAACGGAGCAAGAGTATATAATAATAAATGGCAATTGATAAGCAGCTATGATCTACATCCTAAAATTGTGGATGAGATTTTAGACCTCAGAGAAAACAAATATAAAAACATACCACATTTTTTACAGAAATCCGAAGATTCAGATGAAAGACTTTATGCTGATGACATAACTAAGAGTGCCATTAACGATATATTTAAAAAACATGAATTATTCAAAAAACATAAATATATAGCAAATGAGTTAAAAGACGTCAGTATAACTTACCATGAAGTCAGTAACTTTAGAAAAATTAAAAATTTTAACAATATAGCAAAAATACTATTGTTACATGATGAAGAATCGCAGCTAATCAAGTACGAAGCAATCATTTTAGAAAAATATAGAAAAGAAATAAATGTTTATTTATCAACACCAAACTCACTTGAAATTGTTAGCAACAAAGTTTCAAAAGGAAGTGCATTAAAAGATGTGCTTAAAAGCATCAATATTGGTCTAGATGAATCAATTGCATTCGGAGATGGTTTTAATGATGTTGACATGCTAGAAAATGTAAAAAAAGGATTATTAATGGGAAATGCAAATTATAGACTAAAGAAAATGTTATCGTATTTAGAAGTAATAGGCACTAATGATAATGAGGCTGTTGCACACTACATTAATGATAATATTCTAGAAGTTCCTACATAG